One Chloroflexota bacterium genomic window carries:
- the casB gene encoding type I-E CRISPR-associated protein Cse2/CasB has translation MAIRLSKSVCPRCPERKICPRCPERCHLAKGKGVSEKRLFQVIRSESPNDMIQLRRILQMVEPSVNWPKAARLLWYWNERSKRDLLEEYFMNQSK, from the coding sequence GTGGCTATTCGATTGTCAAAGAGCGTTTGTCCACGATGTCCTGAACGTAAAATTTGTCCACGATGTCCTGAACGTTGTCACCTAGCCAAGGGGAAAGGGGTCAGCGAAAAAAGGCTGTTTCAGGTGATCCGTTCAGAATCCCCAAACGACATGATTCAACTGCGCCGGATATTGCAGATGGTCGAACCATCCGTGAACTGGCCCAAGGCGGCAAGGCTGCTTTGGTACTGGAACGAGCGAAGCAAGCGCGATTTACTGGAAGAGTATTTTATGAACCAGTCAAAGTAA